From Homalodisca vitripennis isolate AUS2020 chromosome 1, UT_GWSS_2.1, whole genome shotgun sequence, the proteins below share one genomic window:
- the LOC124371189 gene encoding coatomer subunit alpha — protein MLTKFETKSARVKGLSFHPKRPWVLSSLHNGVIQLWDYRMCTLLDKFDEHDGPVRGICFHNQQPIFVSGGDDYKIKVWNYKQRRCIFTLLGHLDYIRTTVFHHEYPWILSASDDQTIRIWNWQSRTCICVLTGHNHYVMCAQFHPTDDIVVSASLDQTVRVWDISGLRKKNVAPGPGGLDEHLKNPSATDLFGQADAVVKHVLEGHDRGVNWACFHPTLPLIVSGADDRQIKLWRMNEAKAWEVDTCRGHYNNVSCVLFHPRQELILSNSEDKSIRVWDMTKRTCLHTFRREHERFWVLAAHPTLNLFAAGHDSGMVIFKLERERPAYAVHANMLLYIKDRFLRKLDFTTSKDMPIMQLRGGGKTPVYSIGYNMAESALLVCCRNSNVDNSTYDLYSVPREHTDGHTVETAESKRSTGVTAIWVARNRFAVLDRSHSLVIKNLKNEVTKKVDQPSCDEIFYAGTGMLLLRDPDNVTLFDVQQKRTLAQVKISKCRYVVWSSDMSNVALLAKHTVIICNRKMEGLCSIHENTRVKSGAWDESGVFIYTTSNHIKYAICNGDHGIIRTLDLPIYITKVKGNQVFCLDRECRPMVLSIDPTEYRFKLALINRKYDEVLHMVRNARLVGQSIIAYLQQKGYPEVALHFVKDDKTRFALALECGNIEVALESARALEDKNCWERLGQAALMQGNHQVVEMCYQRTKNFDKLTFLYLITGNLDKLRKMTKIAEIRKDLSGQYQGALLLGDVAERIKILKNCGQNSLAYLTAATHGMDEEMNALKSVCDGNLPQVPQNARLLKPPIPIAQAETNWPLLTVSKGFFEGAIMGVGKGSAALASTALAADDAGGEGWGEDAELGMDDRMPGDEDPEEVAASAPEEGGGWDVGDEDVELPPDLAGSSPSVEEGYFVAPTIGVSQSKVWATNSQLPIDHVMAGSFETAFRLLHDQVGVTEFSQFQHLFMAAFSQSRTSYSCLPSCPSQFAYPHRNWKEAGPKGGHPAVWIKLSDLVVRLQQCYQLTTAGKFSEAIEKLRSLLLSIPLLVVDTRQDIAEAQQLLQICREYILGLQMETTRKELPKNTLEEQKKVCELAAYFTHCNLQPVHQILTLRTAINLFFKLKNYKSAASFARRLLELGPRPEVAAQARKMLQACDKNLVDEHSLAYDEHNPFSICGKSYSPIYRGKPEEKCPLCGASFQPQYKGNVCNVCGVAEIGRDVMGLRISPLQFR, from the coding sequence ATGCTTACTAAATTTGAAACGAAATCGGCTCGTGTAAAGGGTCTTTCTTTCCACCCTAAAAGACCATGGGTTTTGTCAAGTTTGCATAATGGTGTTATACAGTTATGGGACTACCGTATGTGTACATTACTGGACAAGTTCGATGAACATGATGGACCAGTGAGAGGTATATGTTTTCATAACCAGCAACCCATATTTGTATCAGGAGGAGATGACTACAAAATCAAGGTATGGAACTATAAGCAACGAAGGTGCATTTTTACACTTCTGGGTCACTTAGATTATATTCGTACAACTGTGTTTCATCATGAATATCCATGGATTCTTAGCGCATCTGATGACCAAACAATCCGTATTTGGAATTGGCAAAGTCGCACTTGTATCTGTGTCTTAACTGGCCATAATCATTATGTCATGTGTGCACAATTTCATCCTACAGATGACATTGTGGTGTCTGCGTCTCTAGATCAGACTGTAAGGGTATGGGATATCTCTGGCTTAAGAAAGAAGAATGTAGCTCCAGGACCTGGTGGTCTTGATGAACATTTGAAAAATCCTTCGGCAACAGATTTATTTGGTCAGGCAGATGCTGTTGTAAAACATGTTCTTGAAGGTCATGATCGTGGTGTTAATTGGGCTTGTTTTCACCCAACTCTACCCTTGATAGTTTCAGGTGCTGATGATAGGCAGATAAAACTGTGGCGAATGAATGAAGCAAAAGCTTGGGAAGTTGATACCTGCAGAGGGCACTATAACAATGTATCTTGTGTCCTTTTCCATCCACGTCAAGAATTAATTTTGTCCAACAGTGAAGACAAAAGCATCAGAGTCTGGGACATGACTAAAAGAACTTGTTTACATACGTTCCGAAGGGAACATGAACGATTTTGGGTCCTAGCTGCTCATCCAACCCTTAATCTCTTTGCTGCAGGTCATGATTCTGGTATGGTTATTTTCAAATTGGAAAGAGAACGCCCAGCTTATGCAGTTCATGCTAACATGCTTCTTTACATCAAAGATAGATTTCTACGTAAACTTGACTTTACTACAAGTAAGGATATGCCCATAATGCAATTACGAGGTGGAGGGAAAACTCCAGTTTACAGCATTGGATATAACATGGCTGAGAGTGCACTTCTGGTTTGTTGTCGAAATAGCAATGTTGATAATTCAACCTATGACTTGTATAGCGTTCCAAGAGAACACACTGATGGTCATACTGTTGAAACAGCAGAGAGTAAACGGTCTACAGGTGTTACTGCAATTTGGGTAGCTAGAAACAGATTTGCAGTTCTTGATAGAAGTCACTCATTAGTTATCAAAAACTTGAAAAATGAAGTAACAAAGAAAGTAGATCAGCCTTCCTGTGATGAAATTTTTTATGCTGGTACAGGTATGCTACTTCTGAGAGATCCAGATAATGTCACACTGTTTGATGTTCAACAAAAGAGAACCTTGGCtcaagtaaaaatttcaaagtgCCGTTATGTTGTTTGGTCATCGGACATGAGTAATGTAGCTTTGCTAGCCAAACACACCGTTATTATTTGCAATAGAAAAATGGAGGGTCTTTGCTCAATTCATGAAAATACCCGAGTCAAGTCTGGAGCTTGGGATGAGTCTGGCGTATTTATCTATACTACAAGTAATCATATTAAGTATGCAATTTGCAATGGAGATCATGGAATTATTCGTACTCTAGACCTTCCCATATATATCACCAAGGTAAAGGGAAATCAAGTCTTTTGCTTAGATCGTGAATGCCGTCCAATGGTTCTCAGTATTGACCCAACTGAGTATCGCTTTAAATTAGCCCTCATCAATAGGAAATATGACGAAGTTCTACATATGGTCCGTAATGCACGTTTGGTTGGCCAATCTATTATTGCATATTTACAGCAAAAAGGCTATCCTGAAGTTGCATTACATTTTGTCAAGGATGATAAGACAAGGTTTGCTTTAGCTTTGGAGTGTGGTAACATTGAAGTTGCTTTAGAATCGGCTCGTGCTCTAGAAGACAAAAACTGTTGGGAACGACTTGGACAAGCTGCTCTGATGCAAGGAAACCATCAAGTTGTGGAAATGTGCTATCAAAGAACAAAGAATTTTGACAAGCtcacatttttgtatttgataactGGAAACTTAGACAAACTGCGGAAAATGACAAAAATTGCAGAAATTCGCAAAGATCTCTCAGGTCAGTATCAAGGAGCACTTCTGTTAGGTGATGTAGCTGAACgaataaaaattttgaagaatTGTGGTCAAAACTCATTAGCTTATTTGACTGCAGCAACACATGGGATGGATGAAGAAATGAATGCCTTAAAAAGTGTTTGTGATGGTAACCTTCCTCAGGTTCCACAAAATGCCCGATTGCTAAAGCCACCTATACCTATTGCTCAAGCTGAAACCAACTGGCCATTGCTAACGGTATCTAAGGGATTCTTTGAGGGTGCAATAATGGGAGTAGGGAAAGGGAGTGCTGCTCTTGCAAGTACAGCTCTAGCTGCTGATGATGCAGGTGGTGAGGGTTGGGGAGAAGATGCAGAATTGGGAATGGATGATAGAATGCCTGGTGATGAAGACCCAGAAGAAGTTGCTGCATCTGCCCCTGAGGAAGGTGGAGGCTGGGATGTAGGTGATGAAGATGTTGAACTACCACCCGACCTTGCAGGAAGTTCTCCATCTGTAGAAGAAGGCTACTTTGTGGCTCCCACTATTGGAGTGTCCCAAAGCAAAGTTTGGGCAACCAACTCGCAACTACCTATCGACCACGTTATGGCAGGTAGTTTTGAAACAGCTTTCCGTCTTTTGCATGACCAAGTGGGAGTCACAGAGTTTTCACAGTTCCAACATCTGTTCATGGCTGCATTCAGTCAGTCTCGAACCAGTTATTCATGTCTACCTAGTTGTCCTTCACAGTTTGCCTATCCTCATCGTAACTGGAAAGAGGCAGGTCCTAAAGGAGGTCATCCTGCAGTTTGGATTAAGTTAAGTGACTTGGTAGTTCGTTTGCAGCAATGTTATCAACTTACTACTGCAGGAAAATTTTCCGAAGCTATAGAAAAACTCAGAAGCCTTCTTTTGAGCATTCCTCTCCTTGTTGTAGACACTAGACAAGACATCGCTGAAGCTCAACAGCTTTTGCAAATATGTAGAGAGTACATATTGGGGTTACAAATGGAGACTACTCGTAAAGAACTGCCCAAGAATACACTTGAAGAGCAGAAGAAAGTTTGTGAACTGGCTGCTTACTTCACACATTGCAATCTTCAACCGGTCCATCAGATTTTGACTCTTCGCACAGCCATCAATCTCTTCTTCAAGCTAAAGAACTACAAATCAGCAGCATCATTTGCACGCCGGCTTTTGGAACTTGGGCCACGTCCAGAAGTAGCTGCACAGGCTCGTAAGATGTTGCAAGCTTGTGACAAGAATCTAGTTGACGAGCACTCTCTTGCCTATGATGAACATAACCCCTTCAGCATCTGTGGAAAAAGCTACAGTCCAATTTACCGAGGGAAACCAGAGGAGAAATGTCCACTTTGTGGTGCTTCATTCCAGCCTCAATACAAGGGCAACGTTTGTAACGTCTGTGGTGTAGCAGAGATTGGCCGAGACGTCATGGGGCTGAGAATCAGCCCTTTGCAGTTCAGATAA